The DNA region CTTATCTACCTGAGTTTGTCAAAGCTTTACAGAAATTTGCCAAAGGAACAAGTTACCCGATCGTCCAAACCCACGATCGCCTTTCAGGTTGGGTAGGTTTGCAGTTACAACAAGCCAGCAATGTCCAACTAATTCATACTTATCACGCTCCCAGCGCGATCGCCGATACTCAAGTTTCCCTCGAACGACGAATTCTCGAACAAGCTAATCGGATTGTCGCGACTAACCCCCAAGAGTTAGAAATTCTTTCTAATTTGGTTACTCAGCGTGAGGGAATCGAATTAATTCCCTGCGGTACCGATGTCAAAAATTTCCACGCAATGCCGAAAACAGAAGCCAAAACAAAATTAGGTTTCGATCCTAACCAGCAACTTGTTTTGTATGTGGGACAATTTGCGCCACACAAAGGCATTGATACCTTAGTCCGTGCTTTCGCTCAATGCCGCAAAAATAACCCTAAATTAGCCCAAAATTCTCGCTTGGTACTGGTAGGCGGTGGTGCTACTAATGACTCGGAAGACTCTGAAAGACAGAGGATAGAGCAATTGGTTAGAGAATTAGAACTAGAAAATTGTACCCAATTTGCCGGACGAGTAGGTCACGACTTGCTACCCTTTTATTACACTGCTGCCGATGTTTGCGTAATTCCTAGTTATTACGAACCTTATGGCTTAGTCGCAATTGAAGCAATGGCTTGCGGCACACCTGTTGTCGCTTCTGCCGTTGGCGGTTTAAAATTCACCGTCATGCAATCAGAAACCGGATTATTAGTTCCTCCCCAGGATACCGAAGCATTCGCCAGTGCGATCGCGCGCATTCTCACCGACCAAGTTTGGGCGAAAAAACTGAGAAAACAAGCATCACTCAGAGTACAGGAAAACTTTAGCTGGGCGAGTGTAGCCATTAAATTAAGCGACTTATACCGTCGTTTGCTAGCACAATTAATTACCCAAGATTCTTTGTTAGCTTCGCCTGTAAATAGTTCCGAATCTAATCCTACTAAGAAATTAAGCTTGACAAAAGTATCTTAGTAATGAGACATCGGGTGCTGAAAAATTATTTTTACCGACATCGGGGATAACCACTGCATTTACCTAAATACGCTACATTTCTAAAAGCGCGATCGCTGAACTCGTCAAAAATCAGCGATCGCGACTCATAATTTAATTATCGAATAAGCCGCAAAATTCTCACCACGACCAAGATGGCAAAATATCTACAAGTATTAATTCTTTTTTGGACTACCTCTCTAGCCGCCGAACTAGAATATCGGCTTAATTTTATCATTGCCGCACTTACAAGTGTTGGTAATTTAGCTGGCAGTATTTTTGGCTTATTTCTTTTCTATGGTACTGGCTATGAATTTCAAAATTGGAGTTGGGAAG from Oscillatoria salina IIICB1 includes:
- a CDS encoding glycosyltransferase → MISAKKSLSGSASPFASFGRRQSHRQAIALISIQADPASEKVEETALGQSVYVRQVGEALCKLGWQVDIFTRKTNPKDATIVEHSPYCRTIRLVAGPETAIADGDLIAYLPEFVKALQKFAKGTSYPIVQTHDRLSGWVGLQLQQASNVQLIHTYHAPSAIADTQVSLERRILEQANRIVATNPQELEILSNLVTQREGIELIPCGTDVKNFHAMPKTEAKTKLGFDPNQQLVLYVGQFAPHKGIDTLVRAFAQCRKNNPKLAQNSRLVLVGGGATNDSEDSERQRIEQLVRELELENCTQFAGRVGHDLLPFYYTAADVCVIPSYYEPYGLVAIEAMACGTPVVASAVGGLKFTVMQSETGLLVPPQDTEAFASAIARILTDQVWAKKLRKQASLRVQENFSWASVAIKLSDLYRRLLAQLITQDSLLASPVNSSESNPTKKLSLTKVS